A genome region from Ptiloglossa arizonensis isolate GNS036 chromosome 4, iyPtiAriz1_principal, whole genome shotgun sequence includes the following:
- the Atg2 gene encoding autophagy-related 2 isoform X1: MSWLGCFPRSEGIKKRACRYLLQRYLGQFLEEKLTLDQLTVDLYNGTGRVTNVSLDVQALNEMGEQQHLPLEFVDGFVEEMSLSIPWSALLSEASYIEVTRLKLTVQPKQRAESGTSMFESMWSSMTSSMQLAQECLQEDANNAENSQPLVGVELFAQTIDSILCRVKVRFIDTVIRLEHVPVDSSTGVAIQMYIKNLEYSDEAGLDPSSTSLDPSQSTKGYVVSAFTTKRFYLEGVTFHTDEFPSRTKTFSNSIITLSTCSTPDFKNSDGQFSSAQMSPIQHLQTPQNGNIINNLSRSNLIMFAKLAGRQEIRLKLKQGESVSGPKVELEVTLGSFTSFLSPRQMHVLMELGQGLASPDLGNVTNITSKKCIEKPMAGSDFNRVERELIHQIHPTQGLRTMDLKRTQGWSTASLDESDNEEEFLPMQLPGSASMSDSITSNNISMDGSILTSSVSLKSSATHLPKQCKHRHSVDNGPSAETSHFHVRVSSIAVVLLHEDILTTCVDGGGLTCSSVRQMKNSAEEFFNKLGIFAAVGYGNKDFNKASKLLLDACHLSHIRLLAAPLVIERKKKATTSSSEISGTLTLASLEIVECLIDSNSSGANGTPPTEYIELLTFPKENSTNFGFTNKTDFKMKFKYVENAHNARHTQLIKCTHPCTEIDIDLEPCKSEVDITIVDRICALLNPQPICVCNPVSENRDINQQTLFYQAVENPTSSDFAAVINASSSLCTIKLRFPIPDLRPLHDMNRAPWWKRSVRTDYMILKLRDAQIHSTTKSHPHSVTKHEIQFRKLLFSYVETETDTPINIGKVTADEQDNASSQVNEGFGWGRIVITIYPQRMSGQLEDSSEGEPDSSLDEALKNTLKHQPSPFSSKRVIHESDTFHIQSDKDDSEQSREGEELIIPGSREEMLEFMDDGTRGSRIQLEINFPCVSVQIPSKHIFELLYNRFNTDLLLWKPSAPRPKYTTHMESHLGLNLTSTLLQESVYPRFSTCKSGIQYNSDSDSDEEGIFHSAADKSCKQHQNRISRNGQSKLTLVLNIDQGLLCMYTPVRDSMCNVIPGQQGELIIQLEDATIFFVTAYKGNSNLSYVCAMIKKTSLDHCGLMTTPSKSPLLRSINSVIPRHCQKAIYKSELDANVMGINHNDKDMVMLAIRIQAAHQTHRIKTFTVAVGITNATLRYTMCVTGTSWFKQLKDCLDVANHPVAGYSPPGILTELHLHLWDCAIDYRPIHLPMRSIVTLGNFNVSSNIVARTNTSTLRFIAEDIALFISNKVGKVVNIKRDYVSVMDVGLFELSLRLNDKMFDGVPRVDLRASNNVLHVRTCSDSGRALIQLLTYLANDGDLVPNTENTESIMGPSSGDEESLLGKESINTLSKSQVERVNTLMEEAMKETVNGAVATVNGKTLITKNRVEVFFFPDESHPPSQEIPEMCKVSEPCVKSECNIEVEECNEDFCILGEEAGTGIMPRHGVPEVRWLCQESLRIIDNHFAIPLGKTDLLKAPRHFPTPILRYTLCEMTLIWHMYGGRDFETSSSTIKKYVTINDNENFPNSAIQERNRSPWCDAVSFNKTNLNEVHFGSVPNSPRGKSKETIDWQTLGGPGRRHDVLMELQLNKVRFQHEVYPENTEEAARQILLISEIEIRDRLASSQINKFLYQFSSKAKPKQTHANMFVMKAVHIRPDPKLSAQECCLKLSLLPLRLNVDQDSLLFLIEFFSQLSGDPKQIQENCNTSNNPQSSPLPKQGTPTHHLPVMTVNDTAPNTPTPTNTSQNDSIDPNLLILLEDELMIKESKTKTKMRHAIHEDCQPIYFRSVIFSPEVLVRLDYHGKRVDLTHGPVAGLLMGLAQLNCSELRLKRLTHRHGLLGFDKLLTFLLSEWLQDIKKNQLPSLLGGVGPMHSLVQLFQGIRDLFWLPIEQYQKDGRIIRGLQRGANSFTTSTAMATLELTSKLIHAIQSTAETAYDMVSPGPSVRQKNRGHKERRKKYSQPLDIREGMANAYMLVKEGLGETANQLVRVASEEHEQKGVSGAVGGVLRQIPPTVMKPIILATEATSNVLGGMQSQLVPDTRREATQKWRQESNNEE; this comes from the exons ATGTCTTGGTTGGGATGCTTCCCTCGTTCAGAAGGGATAAAAAAACGAGCCTGTAGATATCTTCTACAACGATATCTTGGTCAATTTTTAGAGGAGAAACTGACATTGGATCAGCTCACAGTGGATCTTTACAATGGAACTGGTCGTGTAACCAATGTTAGCCTTGATGTACAG GCACTTAATGAGATGGGAGAACAACAACACCTGCCATTAGAGTTTGTTGATGGTTTTGTAGAGGAGATGTCTCTTAGTATACCATGGTCAGCTTTACTTAGTGAAGCTAGTTATATAGAAGTAACCAGGCTCAAGTTAACAGTTCAACCAAAACAAAGAGCAGAAAGTGGTACTTCGATGTTTGAATCTATGTGGAGCTCTATGACATCTAGTATGCAACTTGCACAAGAATGCTTACAAGAAGATGCTAATAATGCTGAGAATTCACAACCATTAGTAGGAGTGGAATTGTTTGCACAAACAATAGATTCAA tTTTATGCAGAGTTAAAGTCAGATTTATAGATACTGTAATACGTCTGGAACATGTGCCAGTAGATTCTTCGACAGGAGTTGCAATACAAATGTATATAAAGAATCTTGAgtattcagacgaagcaggctTGGATCCAAGCAGTACTTCATTAGATCCTAGTCAGTCAACAAAGGGATATGTTGTGTCAGCATTCACAACAAAACGTTTTTATTTAGAGGGAGTGACTTTCCACACAGATGAATTTCCATCTCGTACAAAAACTTTCTCTAATAGTATAATAACATTGAGTACATGTTCCACACCAGATTTCAAA AATTCGGATGGTCAATTTTCTTCTGCACAAATGTCTCCTATTCAACATTTGCAAACACCTCAGAACgggaatattattaataatttaagcaGATCAAATCTTATAATGTTTGCTAAGTTGGCAGGTAGACAAGAAATAagattaaaattgaaacaagGAGAAAGTGTTTCAGGGCCAAAG GTAGAATTAGAAGTAACTCTGGGATCTTTTACTTCGTTTTTAAGTCCACGTCAGATGCATGTTTTAATGGAATTAGGACAAGGACTTGCATCTCCAGATTTAGGAAACGTTACTAACATCACCTCAAAAAAATGCATTGAAAAACCTATGGCTGGTAGTGACTTCAATCGCGTAGAACGCGAACTTATTCACCAAATACATCCAACTCAAGGATTACGTACTATG GATCTGAAGCGTACACAGGGTTGGTCAACAGCGTCTTTGGATGAATCTGATAATGAGGAGGAGTTTCTACCAATGCAACTACCAGGATCTGCATCAATGAGTGATTCTATTACGAGTAACAACATTAGCATGGATGGAAGTATATTGACTAGTAGTGTTAGCTTAAAAAGTTCAGCAACACATTTACCAAAGCAATGTAAACATAGACATAGTGTGGATAATGGTCCTTCTGCTGAAACGTCTCACTTTCACGTGAGAGTTTCTTCCATAGCTGTAGTTCTGTTACACGAAGATATATTGACTACGTGCGTAGATGGCGGTGGTTTAACTTGTTCTAGTGTACGACAAATGAAGAATTCAGCGgaggaattttttaataaactcgGAATATTTGCAGCTGTTGGATATGGGAATAAAGATTTTAATAAAGCATCTAAATTACTCCTAGACGCTTGCCATTTGAGTCATATTAG ATTACTTGCTGCGCCTTTAGtaattgaaagaaagaaaaaggctaCAACATCATCTTCAGAAATATCTGGAACATTAACTTTAGCTAGTTTAGAAATTGTAGAATGTTTAATTGATTCAAACAGTTCTGGTGCAAACGGAACTCCACCAACAGAATACATAGAATTACTTACTTTTCCAAAAgagaattcgacaaattttggTTTTACCAACAAAACGGActtcaaaatgaaatttaaatacgtaGAAAATGCTCATAATGCTAGACATACTCaattaataaaatgtacacATCCGTGCACAGAAATTGA TATTGACTTGGAACCATGCAAAAGTGAAGTGGACATAACCATTGTAGATAGGATATGTGCTCTACTGAATCCACAGCCTATATGTGTTTGTAATCCTgtatctgaaaacagagacATC AATCAACAAACCTTATTTTATCAAGCTGTGGAGAATCCTACTTCGTCAGATTTTGCAGCTGTAATAAACGCATCTTCGTCGTTGTGTACAATTAAGCTAAG attTCCAATACCGGATTTAAGACCACTGCATGATATGAATCGGGCACCGTGGTGGAAAAGATCAGTAAGAACGGATTAcatgattttgaaactaagagatgcACAAATACATTCTACCACGAAAAGTCATCCACATTCTGTAACGAAGCATGAAATTCAATTTCGGAAGCTGCTATTTTCATATGTGGAAACTGAGACAGATACGCCGATAAACATAGGTAAAGTCACAGCCGACGAGCAGGACAATGCGTCGTCTCAAGTCAACGAAGGTTTTGGTTGGGGTCGAATAGTTATTACAATTTATCCACAACGTATGAGCGGCCAACTAGAAGATAGTTCTGAAGGAGAACCGGATTCCAGTTTAGACGAAGCTTTGAAGAACACGCTTAAACATCAACCATCGCCATTTAGTTCGAAACGCGTTATTCACGAATCTGATACGTTTCATATACAGAGCGACAAAGATGATTCAGAACAAAG TAGAGAAGGCGAAGAACTGATTATACCAGGAAGTCGAGAAGAAATGCTAGAGTTCATGGATGATGGCACTCGTGGTTCCAGAATTCAATTAGAAATCAACTTTCCATGTGTTTCCGTCCAAATACCATCTAAGCACATATTTGAATTACTCTATAATAGATTCAACACTGACCTTCTTTTATGGAAACCATCTGCACCAAGACCAAAATATACTACACATATGGAAAGTCATTTAGGTCTTAATTTGACATCTACCTTATTGCAAGAATCAGTTTATCCTAG ATTTAGCACGTGTAAAAGTGGAATTCAATATAATTCTGACTCAGACTCAGATGAGGAAGGCATATTTCATTCAGCAGCTGATAAAAGTTGCAAACAACACCAAAATAGGATATCGAGAAATGGCCAAAGTAAATTGACATTAGTTTTGAATATAGATCAAGGTCTTCTCTGCATGTATACTCCTGTCCGAGACTCGATGTGCAATGTTATTCCTGGTCAACAAGGAGAATTAATAATCCAATTAGAGGATGCAACAATATTTTTCGTAACCGCATATAAAGGAAACTCGAATTTGAGTTATGTGTGTGCTATGATAAAGAAAACGTCGTTGGATCATTGTGGTTTAATGACAACTCCTTCAAAATCACCTTTACTGAGATCTATTAACAGTGTTATCCCACGACATTGTCAAAAAGCTATATATAAAAGCGAGTTAGATGCGAACGTAATGGGCATAAACCACAATGATAAAGATATGGTGATGCttgctattcgaatacaggCTGCTCATCAAACTCATCGTATAAAA ACTTTTACAGTAGCAGTGGGCATAACAAATGCTACATTGAGATACACAATGTGTGTTACTGGTACGTCATGGTTCAAACAATTAAAGGACTGTCTTGATGTAGCCAATCATCCTGTTGCCGGCTATTCTCCGCCAGGAATATTAACAGAACTGCATTTACATCTTTGGGATTGTGCAATTGATTATAG GCCAATTCATCTACCAATGAGATCAATAGTAACTCTTGGTAACTTTAACGTATCCAGCAACATTGTTGCACGTACAAACACTTCAACGTTACGTTTTATAGCAGAAGATATTGCATTATTCATATCTAACAAAGTGGGGAAAGTCGTAAACATAAAACGAGATTATGTGTCTGTTATGGACGTAGGTTTGTTTGAATTGTCATTAAGGCTAAATGATAAAATGTTTGATGGAGTACCCAGAGTCGATCTGAGAGCGAGCAACAATGTTTTGCATGTTCGAACATGTTCAGACTCCGGTCGTGCCCTTATTCAATTGTTGACTTATCTTGCCAATGATGGGGACTTAGTACCAAATACAGAAAATACTGAAAGCATCATGGGACCAAGTTCCGGAGATGAAGAAAGTCTTCTTGGGAAGGAGAGTATTAACACTTTGAGCAAAAGTCAAGTGGAACGTGTAAATACTCTGATGGAAGAGGCGATGAAGGAAACTGTGAACG GGGCAGTCGCAACTGTGAATGGTAAAACATTAATAACTAAAAATCGAGTGGAAGTATTTTTCTTTCCGGACGAGTCTCACCCTCCTTCACAAGAAATACCTGAAATGTGCAAAGTTTCCGAGCCGTGTGTTAAATCAGAATGTAACATCGAGGTTGAGGAATGTAACGAAGACTTTTGTATATTAGGAGAAGAAGCAGGTACAGGGATTATGCCTAGGCACGGGGTACCAGAAGTTCGTTGGTTGTGTCAAGAGTCCCTAAGAATAATAGATAACCACTTTGCGATTCCGCTTGGTAAAACCGACTTGCTTAAAGCACCTAGACATTTCCCTACCCCAATTTTAAGGTACACTCTCTGCGAAATGACACTGATTTGGCACATGTATGGAGGAAGAGATTTCGAGACATCATCATCAACAATTAAGAAATATGTTACTATTAATGATAATGAAAATTTCCCTAATTCGGCAATACAAGAAAG GAATAGATCTCCATGGTGCGACGCAGTATCTTTTAATAAAACCAATCTGAACGAAGTACATTTCGGAAGTGTCCCAAATTCACCGCGAGGGAAATCCAAAGAAACGATTGACTGGCAAACGTTGGGAGGCCCTGGTCGTCGACACGATGTTCTAATGGAACTGCAATTAAACAAAGTGCGATTTCAACATGAAGTGTATCCAGAAAATACTGAAGAAGCAGCAAGACAAATATTGTTAATAAGTGAGATAGAAATTAGAGATAGATTGGCGTCTTCGCAGATCAATAAATTCTTATATCAATTCAGTAGCAAAGCCAAACCCAAACAGACTCATGCGAATATGTTTGTTATGAAGGCAGTTCACATCAGGCCGGATCCAAAATTAAGTGCTCAAGAATGTTGTTTAAAACTCAGCCTACTGCCATTGCGTCTAAACGTAGACCAAGACAGCCTATTGTTCTTGATAGAGTTTTTCAGCCAATTGAGCGGTGATCCGAAGCAAATTCAAGAGAATTGTAACACATCTAATAATCCTCAATCTTCCCCATTGCCTAAACAAGGGACGCCGACGCATCATCTGCCGGTCATGACAGTGAACGATACTGCGCCTAATACTCCAACGCCAACGAATACGTCACAAAACGATAGTATAGACCCAAATTTACTAATACTCCTGGAGGATGAATTGATGATCAAAGAAAgcaaaacaaaaacgaaaatgAGGCACGCGATTCACGAAGATTGTCAACCAATATATTTTAG GAGTGTGATATTTTCCCCTGAAGTCCTTGTTAGATTAGATTATCACGGGAAGCGTGTAGATCTCACTCATGGACCAGTAGCAGGCCTTTTAATGGGCTTGGCACAGTTGAACTGTTCCGAATTAAGACTGAAAAGATTGACACATCGACATGGACTTTTGGGATTCGATAAGCTTCTAACATTTTTACTTTCCGAGTGGTTAcaggatataaaaaaaaatcaacttcCAAGTTTACTTGGTGGTGTAGGTCCTATGCATTCGTTAGTACAATTGT TTCAAGGAATACGAGACTTATTTTGGTTgcctattgaacagtaccagaAAGACGGTAGAATCATTAGGGGATTACAACGAGGTGCAAACAGTTTCACCACCTCTACTGCAATGGCAACATTAGAATTGACTTCTAAATTAATACATGCTATTCAAAGCACTGCTGAAACAGCATACGACATGGTGAGTCCTGGTCCTAGTGTGAGGCAAAAAAATAGAGGGCATAAAGAACGTCGGAAAAAATACAGTCAACCGTTGGATATTCGAGAAGGAATGGCTAACGCTTACATGCTGGTAAAAGAG